A genomic segment from Spinacia oleracea cultivar Varoflay chromosome 3, BTI_SOV_V1, whole genome shotgun sequence encodes:
- the LOC130470705 gene encoding uncharacterized protein: MKLDGLIRDLKVNEMFGKVNALVYTVEFQKRGLPHAHILLFLHPDNKISATYDIDRVISAEIPDTAESLKLYGDCMMHGACGALNKSSPCMKEGRFSKHYPMDFTEDTCFDKEGYALYRRRDNGRFIEKNEIKQITYMLFHTTELCS; the protein is encoded by the exons ATGAAACTAGATGGGCTTATACGTGATCTCAAAGTGAATGAGATGTTTGGGAAAGTTAATGCAT tgGTCTATACCGTGGAGTTCCAAAAGCGTGGATTACCTCATGCCCATATCCTTTTGTTTTTGCATCCTGATAACAAGATTTCTGCGACATATGATATTGATAGAGTTATATCCGCCGAAATCCCTGATACGGCAGAGAGCCTCAAACTCTATGGAGATTGTATGATGCATGGTGCTTGTGGTGCTCTGAATAAAAGTTCCCCATGCATGAAAGAGGGAAGGTTCTCTAAACATTATCCGATGGACTTCACCGAAGACACGTGTTTTGATAAAGAAGGGTACGCCCTTTATAGAAGAAGGGACAATGGTAGATTTATTGAAAAGAATGAAATCAAGCAGATAACATATATGTTGTTCCATACAACCGAACTTTGCTCCTAA